The proteins below are encoded in one region of Terriglobia bacterium:
- a CDS encoding helix-turn-helix domain-containing protein has protein sequence MKRRKDPPGYPGDEAVLKALGDALRDIRIEKGMSLEQADAAFKETLKQDLYPRLPRALGIVVRRLREKQNMSRAQLSGASGLSARFLSSLERGKASNATVTQIVRLSFGLNCPVTDLVNEVVAMEEQLRSE, from the coding sequence ATGAAAAGAAGGAAAGACCCTCCTGGTTACCCTGGTGATGAAGCCGTCCTGAAAGCCTTGGGAGACGCCTTGCGCGACATTCGCATTGAGAAGGGCATGTCTCTTGAACAGGCTGATGCAGCTTTTAAAGAAACCTTGAAACAAGATTTATACCCGCGGCTGCCGCGAGCGTTGGGAATCGTCGTGCGGCGGCTGCGCGAAAAACAGAACATGTCACGGGCGCAATTGAGCGGCGCGTCTGGCTTGTCTGCACGCTTCCTCAGCAGCCTTGAACGTGGCAAGGCCAGCAATGCAACAGTCACACAAATCGTGCGGCTCTCCTTCGGATTGAACTGTCCGGTTACGGATTTGGTCAATGAAGTCGTGGCGATGGAGGAGCAATTGAGGTCAGAGTAG
- a CDS encoding DUF6094 domain-containing protein has protein sequence MRNQGKIKLGFYPLPVAEARRLKNCLLFREQISAVDPCIGDGVAFCALLGGVSAHRYGIEIDAHRAEQAKGLGISTVQANALDVRCPAESISLLYLNPPYDFEAGTSGNQRLERVFLEHTYRWLKPAGVLVFVIPQPQLQPCARLLAEHFTNLRIYRLTDPACLQYRQIAVLGVRRKRNERTSDTALLDASRYLEGLSAKNDLGALTDEPDGRYEVPGSQPIVLTNTGIPLDEVEDLLPASAAYRQASRILLREQGSVCGRPLTPLHGGHVGLLCTAGMLNGVFGEGEERHIAHWRSVKFTDHWEEEEPDGTVLIHDRERFSHELTLIFCCGKTQILTHEKQNPS, from the coding sequence ATGAGAAACCAGGGAAAAATCAAACTTGGCTTTTACCCCTTGCCCGTAGCCGAAGCCAGACGCCTGAAGAATTGTCTTCTCTTCAGGGAGCAGATCTCAGCAGTTGATCCGTGCATCGGCGACGGTGTTGCCTTTTGCGCGCTCTTGGGAGGCGTCTCGGCCCATCGGTATGGAATTGAGATTGACGCCCATCGCGCAGAACAGGCCAAAGGCCTGGGAATCAGCACCGTTCAGGCAAACGCGCTCGATGTGCGCTGTCCGGCGGAGAGCATTTCACTGCTTTACCTGAACCCGCCTTACGACTTCGAGGCCGGCACAAGCGGCAATCAGCGGCTGGAGAGGGTGTTTCTGGAACATACTTACCGTTGGCTGAAGCCTGCGGGAGTGCTGGTCTTTGTGATTCCACAACCGCAGTTGCAGCCCTGCGCACGGCTGTTGGCTGAGCACTTTACCAATCTCCGAATTTACCGGCTTACTGATCCGGCCTGTCTCCAATATAGGCAAATTGCGGTGCTGGGAGTGCGCCGTAAACGCAATGAGCGCACAAGCGATACGGCGCTGCTTGACGCGTCCCGATACCTCGAAGGTCTGTCGGCCAAGAACGATCTCGGCGCGCTGACCGATGAGCCCGATGGACGATATGAGGTGCCCGGTTCTCAACCCATCGTTCTGACGAACACCGGTATTCCGCTCGATGAGGTAGAAGACCTTCTGCCCGCATCTGCGGCTTACCGACAGGCCAGCCGGATCCTGCTGCGCGAACAAGGCAGTGTGTGCGGCAGGCCTTTGACTCCTCTTCATGGCGGCCATGTCGGCCTGCTCTGCACGGCAGGTATGCTCAATGGAGTATTTGGGGAAGGCGAAGAACGTCATATCGCGCACTGGCGTTCCGTCAAGTTTACCGACCACTGGGAAGAAGAAGAGCCGGACGGCACCGTTCTCATTCACGATCGCGAGCGCTTCTCGCATGAACTGACGCTCATCTTTTGCTGCGGCAAGACCCAAATCCTTACTCACGAAAAGCAGAACCCATCATGA
- a CDS encoding phosphatidylinositol kinase: MSCPLDAVQHVKRMRGGSQSHLLRASDGGFYVTKFSNNPQHVRVLANEMLASRLGRWLGLPMPEVAVIEVSDWLVQHTPELCFDTAGLRAKCNSGRQLGSRYPCDPLEDVLFDYLPESMFTRVRNAADFARVLVLDKWTANCDGRQVVFSKRAKQRLYTATFIDQGYCFNAGEWNFPDSPLRGVYSRNCVYAGVTGWDAFEPALTKAEQAEPLDLWRCADPIPPEWYGRDFSALQQLVETLHQQRLKLRDLITAFRDSSRQPFPNWKN, translated from the coding sequence ATGTCATGTCCCCTTGATGCCGTACAGCACGTTAAGAGAATGCGAGGAGGATCGCAATCGCACCTTCTCCGCGCCTCCGATGGAGGCTTCTATGTCACCAAATTCTCCAACAACCCCCAGCACGTCCGCGTACTCGCCAACGAGATGCTGGCATCGCGGCTAGGCCGTTGGCTTGGCCTGCCGATGCCTGAAGTGGCTGTCATCGAAGTGTCGGATTGGCTGGTCCAGCACACGCCTGAGCTGTGTTTCGACACCGCCGGTCTGAGGGCCAAATGCAACAGTGGCCGCCAGCTTGGTTCACGGTATCCATGCGATCCTCTGGAAGACGTGCTCTTTGACTATCTTCCCGAAAGCATGTTCACCAGAGTCAGAAACGCCGCTGACTTCGCGCGTGTACTCGTGCTGGATAAATGGACAGCCAATTGCGATGGGCGACAGGTGGTGTTCAGCAAGAGAGCGAAGCAACGCCTCTATACCGCGACCTTCATTGATCAGGGTTATTGCTTCAATGCCGGTGAATGGAACTTTCCGGACAGCCCTTTGCGTGGCGTCTACTCCCGGAACTGTGTCTATGCGGGCGTGACCGGCTGGGACGCGTTTGAGCCCGCTCTTACGAAAGCCGAACAGGCTGAACCGCTCGACCTCTGGCGCTGCGCCGATCCGATCCCGCCAGAATGGTACGGCCGTGACTTCAGTGCCTTACAGCAGCTTGTGGAAACGCTGCATCAGCAACGACTCAAACTCCGCGACTTGATCACTGCCTTTAGGGATTCAAGCCGCCAGCCGTTTCCGAACTGGAAGAATTAG
- a CDS encoding DUF433 domain-containing protein, whose product MLNWQQVLYLRLEAEGVRLLPVSARRAIAKQIEAFPGKDIVVPGGGSALVIQVKSVRQELDADLKRLERAAEMAVSDPEVMHGTPVYRGTRIPIELIANMVRQGAKIDEILEGYPALDLEKVELAPLYVQAFPRRGRPASRPWAKRRPVRVTREIRNLVVRQ is encoded by the coding sequence ATGCTTAACTGGCAGCAAGTGCTCTATTTGCGTCTCGAGGCTGAGGGTGTGCGCCTCCTACCGGTATCCGCGCGCAGAGCTATCGCAAAGCAAATCGAGGCTTTTCCTGGAAAAGACATTGTGGTTCCCGGCGGCGGATCCGCTCTTGTAATTCAAGTGAAATCAGTGCGACAAGAGCTCGATGCAGACCTGAAAAGACTTGAACGGGCGGCGGAGATGGCGGTTTCCGACCCCGAGGTCATGCATGGAACTCCCGTCTATCGGGGAACCCGTATCCCTATCGAACTCATTGCTAATATGGTCCGACAGGGCGCCAAAATTGACGAAATTCTGGAAGGTTATCCAGCGTTAGACCTAGAGAAGGTCGAACTCGCCCCTCTCTACGTGCAAGCCTTCCCGCGCCGCGGCCGTCCAGCTAGTCGCCCCTGGGCCAAGAGAAGACCCGTACGTGTGACGCGTGAGATCCGCAACCTTGTCGTTCGACAATGA
- a CDS encoding DUF5615 family PIN-like protein, which yields MKLLFDECLHTSLVELAHAAGHAADHVNYLALGGYKDWQLMAIIREREYTFVTNNRVDFLRLHANEPLHAGVIVIVPNVPPADQRALFSAALKHIAARDLTNTIVEVRYAGNQITCSQYLLPERSE from the coding sequence ATGAAGCTCCTCTTCGATGAATGCCTGCACACGTCCTTGGTTGAACTGGCGCACGCAGCAGGGCACGCGGCGGATCATGTCAATTATCTGGCGCTGGGTGGGTACAAAGACTGGCAGCTCATGGCCATCATCCGTGAACGGGAATACACGTTTGTGACCAACAATCGCGTGGATTTTCTACGACTTCATGCCAACGAGCCACTTCATGCTGGAGTGATCGTTATTGTCCCGAATGTGCCACCGGCTGACCAGAGAGCGCTGTTTAGTGCGGCGCTCAAGCATATCGCTGCCCGAGACCTCACCAACACTATCGTTGAGGTTCGATATGCAGGCAACCAGATTACCTGTTCTCAGTACCTTCTACCGGAAAGAAGCGAGTAA